The Myxococcales bacterium genome includes the window ATGTCGTACTCGGCCTGCCCTCGTCGGGCCTGCATTCCAATGGCCATTCCTTGGCACGCAAGGTTTTGCTCGAGGTCTTGCGTCTACCGCTCGATGCGACGCCGGCAAAGCTCGGCGGCCAGACCGTCGCCGATGCGCTGCTGGAGCCAACCCTCATTTACACGAAGGCCTTTGCCGCGCTCGCAACCGCGGGCGTTAGTTTCTTGGGCGCGGCGCACATCACGGGTGGTGGGCTTATCGAGAACCCGCCGCGCATGTTTGCCGACGCGTCGCTGGCGTTTGCGTTTAGGCGCAGCAGCTGGCCAACGCCGCCGATTTTTGATCTCATCGCCTCGGCCGGTGTCGACGCCCACGAAATGTTGCGGACGTTTAATTGCGGCGTCGGCATGGTGATCGCTGTGCGCTCCGGCGACGAAGCCGCGGCACTCGCGGCGCTTGCGCCGCACGGCGCGCGGCGCATTGGGCAATTAGTGCCTCGCGATGGCGGCGACCCCGTGCAATTTATCGGATAGCCAATGCGCCCGTTTAAGCTCGCAGTGTTGGCGTCCGGACGAGGCACGTTGCTGCCCGCGCTAGTCGAACTCTGCGCCGCCGAGCCGTCGCGCTTTGAACTCGCCTGCCTCGTCGTCAACGTGCCCGACGCGCCGGTGCGCGCGCTCGCAACGCAGCTCACGCCAACGTGCCCACAACTCGTGCTGCCGCATCGCGACTACCCAGATCGCGCCGCGTATGAAACCGCGATGCTTGCCGCGATGGCGCCTTACCGTCCGAACCTCGTAGTGCTCGCTGGTTTTCGCCGTCTGCTGACTTCCACCTTCTTAGACGGCATCGCCTGCCCGACCATTAACGTTCACCCCTCGCTGCTGCCAGCCTTTCCCGGCATGGACGCGCCCGCGCAAGCCCTCGCCGCCGGCGTGCCCACCACCGGCTGCACCGTGCACTTCGTCGACGCCGGCATGGACACCGGCGCGCCCATCGCCTCGCGGCACGTCGCCATCGAGCCCGGCGACACCCCCGATTCACTTCACCGCCGCATCGCTGCGCAGGAAGCGCCACTTTTGTGCGAAGTGATCACACGCCTCGCGGCAGCAACGTAGGCGCCCGCTTCGATTTCATTCACTTACTCGTTCCAATAGGCGCCGGGCGCGGCTGTAAATAGCCAGCGCCCCGGCGCTCAGTAGTTCGACACTCTCGCTCAAGATCTGGTTTAGCAGCCTTTCTGCAGCGTCCCCCGCCCCGGGCTTTCCAGGGGCCCGGGCGGGGAGCTGATGGGCCGGACATGCAGGAAAGAACAAAACCCGAAGTCAGCATGTACCCGGTTTGTACCCGGTATTTGAACGCGCCCCGAAAGGGCAAAACATTCTACTAATGCCGAATCAATTGGCATTGCCGGTTACAATACCGAAACGCAGGTCGCGTGCACAGCTGGCGCTGGCTGTTGGGACGCCGCATCGCAAGGCCAAAGATGGGTCGCGCCGTGGCGGCAAGCGCGCCCTTGCCCGCGGCATGGCAAGTCTGGCGATTCGCATCGCACTGGCCATCAAGCGCGTACCCGGTCGCGACTGTTGTAGCGGGGGCTGGATTTGAACCAACGACCTTCGGGTTATGAGCCCGACGAGCTACCAGGCTGCTCCACCCCGCAATAAGGTGCTCAGACGAGCTGAGAGCTGCGATATGCCATGGCGGCCCTGAGGCGTCAAGGACTGCCTGCAAATAAA containing:
- the purN gene encoding phosphoribosylglycinamide formyltransferase, with product MRPFKLAVLASGRGTLLPALVELCAAEPSRFELACLVVNVPDAPVRALATQLTPTCPQLVLPHRDYPDRAAYETAMLAAMAPYRPNLVVLAGFRRLLTSTFLDGIACPTINVHPSLLPAFPGMDAPAQALAAGVPTTGCTVHFVDAGMDTGAPIASRHVAIEPGDTPDSLHRRIAAQEAPLLCEVITRLAAAT